A genome region from Panicum virgatum strain AP13 chromosome 4K, P.virgatum_v5, whole genome shotgun sequence includes the following:
- the LOC120702925 gene encoding zinc finger BED domain-containing protein RICESLEEPER 2-like, giving the protein MSNSESVALLPESAGEVAQTSNRSRKRSAVWQYFEELPDEGKAKCIHCDSKFAYHKGDDLHVRCTAHILNLVVQDGMETIRSAVEPVRDVIKHITSSSSRLQIFNTIPQQLNLKPKRGFNLDVSTRWNFMYDMLEEALEYKDALTHYANLQNIQGPNLEQWNLIERVCRFCWLMIIAAHFGVGLVIL; this is encoded by the exons ATGTCTAATAGCGAAAGTGTGGCATTACTTCCTGAAAGTGCTGGTGAAGTTGCACAAACTTCGAATCGCAGCAGGAAGAGATCTGCAGTTTGGCAATATTTTGAAGAGTTACCTGATGAAGGAAAGGCAAAATGCATCCATTGCGACTCAAAATTTGCTTATCACAAAG GTGATGATCTTCATGTCAGGTGCACAGCTCACATATTGAACTTGGTTGTCCAAGATGGGATGGAAACCATACGGAGTGCTGTTGAGCCTGTTAGGGATGTTATTAAACATATTACATCATCTAGCTCCCGGTTGCAAATTTTCAATACCATCCCACAACAATTAAACCTTAAACCTAAGAGGGGTTTCAATTTAGATGTTTCTACAAGATGGAATTTTATGTATGACATGCTGGAGGAAGCTCTTGAGTACAAGGATGCATTAACCCATTATGCTAATCTGCAAAACATTCAAGGACCCAACCTTGAACAGTGGAACCTGATAGAAAGAGTGTGCAGATTTTGCTGGCTGATGATAATTGCTGCTCACTTTGGTGTAGGATTAGTGATACTCTAA